The following are from one region of the Aspergillus luchuensis IFO 4308 DNA, chromosome 4, nearly complete sequence genome:
- a CDS encoding uncharacterized protein (COG:C;~EggNog:ENOG410PMQH): MSRSVTVPCDALLDITFFGLAAQEGETCAKTQGVNIYSIGLNQTEVPVWESFMEQLLHFHRKNPTYDGRFLVQRCPIQEPLVTPKSDTAYPHRQIKMHISNVEGRYTDPYIEDPVNAFLHESRHHFQLSSGFDKLAV; the protein is encoded by the exons ATGTCCCGCAGTGTAACTGTGCCCTGTGATGCCCTGCTCGACATCACCTTCTTTGGTCTAGCAGCTCAGGAAGGAGAGACCTGCGCTAAGACTCAAGGTGTCAATATCTACAGCATCGGGCTCAACCAAACCGAGGTACCTGTATGGGAGTCGTTTATGGAGCAGTTACTGCATTTTCATCGCAAGAATCCCACTTACGATGGCCGCTTTCTCGTGCAACGCTGTCCCATTCAAGAGCCCCTAGTCACACCGAAATCGGATACTGCCTATCCCCACCGACAGATAAAGATGCATAT cagcaacgttGAGGGACGGTATACAGACCCCTACATTGAAGACCCAGTCAACGCCTTCTTGCATGAGTCTCGCCATCATTTCCAGTTGTCCAGTGGCTTTGACAAACTGGCCGTTTAG
- the ORF3 gene encoding FAD-dependent monooxygenase orf3 (COG:S;~EggNog:ENOG410Q18A;~InterPro:IPR036188,IPR002938;~go_function: GO:0071949 - FAD binding [Evidence IEA]), which translates to MRTIIDLLPDPIDQWAVFDTYDQPPDSYSRGTVCIAGDAAHAAAPHHGAGAGCGVEDAAVLCAVLDMAVKRVGATKGGSEGNAALITTAFETCDAVRRERAQWLVESSRIIGNLYEWQDNEVGSDASKCHDEVYWRSHRIWDYDIDAMMRKTAKVFEARVAEVANY; encoded by the coding sequence ATGCGCACCATAATTGACTTGCTGCCTGATCCTATTGATCAATGGGCTGTTTTTGATACGTACGACCAACCCCCGGATAGTTATTCTCGGGGAACGGTTTGTATAGCTGGCGATGCGGCTCATGCGGCGGCTCCGCATCACGGCGCGGGTGCGGGCTGTGGTGTGGAAGACGCGGCTGTGCTATGCGCTGTGCTTGATATGGCTGTGAAGAGAGTGGGTGCTACGAAAGGCGGTTCTGAGGGGAATGCCGCTCTTATCACGACCGCATTTGAGACTTGTGATGCTGTTCGTCGCGAGCGCGCGCAGTGGCTGGTTGAAAGTAGCCGCATTATCGGTAATCTATACGAGTGGCAGGATAATGAGGTCGGTTCGGATGCCTCTAAGTGCCATGATGAGGTGTATTGGCGTTCTCACCGTATTTGGGACTATGACATTGACGctatgatgaggaagacggcCAAGGTGTTTGAGGCGCGGGTGGCCGAGGTGGCGAATTATTAG
- a CDS encoding cytochrome P450 (COG:Q;~EggNog:ENOG410PI8J;~InterPro:IPR001128,IPR017972,IPR002401,IPR036396;~PFAM:PF00067;~TransMembrane:2 (o20-40i227-248o);~go_function: GO:0005506 - iron ion binding [Evidence IEA];~go_function: GO:0016705 - oxidoreductase activity, acting on paired donors, with incorporation or reduction of molecular oxygen [Evidence IEA];~go_function: GO:0020037 - heme binding [Evidence IEA];~go_process: GO:0055114 - oxidation-reduction process [Evidence IEA]), which translates to MVVTLLNMLTTNNLILIDGSTGLAVLLSTVIIYHVTKIVYNVFFHPLSRFPGPVSHALSRLPYCYYALLGTLPFHVLDLHDRYGDIVRIAPDELAFSHPDAWKDIMGHKNGEEELGKADWFYRPFPEARHIVNEERDQHKCLRRAMAHGFSEKSMRDQEPLIRKYTDLLLEKLHVHSERGQPVALSDWYNFTTFDIIGDLAFGEAFGCLENAKYDSWIKTIFESGRLGIILQSISFYPMFKTLLLLLVPKSLQDAQKKHKALTTTKMLRRLAITENRPDLINSLLKKKEDLGLSMDHLIANAEILIIGGSETTASLLSGVTYFLLENPEAHQKLRDEVRSTFRSQDEINLISVNKLSYMLACLDEGLRMYPPIANGLPRMCPRGGCTVLGHYLPANTYVSMHQWALYHREKHFTDPNSYHPERFMGSPQFTHDRRDVFQPFHVGPRNCLGRNLAYSEMRLILALIMFSFDMVISEDCHDWIQQKNFLMWQKRPLKVYLKPVPRDSP; encoded by the exons ATGGTTGTCACACTGCTGAACATGCTCACAACAAACAATCTAATTCTAATTGACGGTAGCACGGGGTTGGCAGTACTTCTTTCCACG GTCATTATTTATCATGTCACCAAAATTGTCTATAATGTCTTCTTTCACCCACTCAGTCGGTTCCCGGGCCCGGTCTCCCATGCCCTTTCTCGCCTTCCCTATTGCTACTATGCACTCCTAGGGACGCTCCCATTCCATGTGTTGGACCTCCATGATCGTTATGGGGACATTGTCCGCATTGCACCTGATGAACTTGCGTTCTCGCATCCGGACGCCTGGAAGGACATCATGGGCCACAAGAAcggcgaggaagagctgggcAAAGCCGATTGGTTTTACCGACCGTTTCCCGAAGCACGACACATTGTCAACGAAGAGCGGGATCAGCATAAATGTCTGCGTCGCGCCATGGCTCATGGTTTCTCGGAGAAGTCAATGCGAGATCAGGAGCCCTTGATTCGCAAATACACTGATTTGCTTTTGGAGAAGTTGCATGTGCACAGCGAAAGGGGACAACCCGTAGCTCTTTCAGACTGGTACAATTTCACCACCTTTGATATCATTGGTGATCTTGCATTTGGTGAGGCGTTTGGTTGTTTGGAAAATGCAAAATATGATTCTTGGATCAAAACTATATTTGAATCGGGACGGTTGGGAATTATACTTCAGTCAATATCGTTCTACCCCATGTTCAAAACACTTCTATTGCTGTTGGTTCCGAAATCGCTCCAGGACGCCCAGAAGAAGCATAAAGCCCTTACCACGACTAAGATGCTCCGCCGATTAGCTATTACCGAAAATCGACCGGATCTGATCAACAGTCTGctaaagaaaaaggaagatttG GGCCTGAGCATGGATCACCTGATAGCTAACGCCGAGATTCTGATTATTGGAGGCTCGGAGACCACAGCATCTTTGTTGAGTGGAGTCACCTATTTCCTTCTCGAGAACCCTGAAGCTCATCAAAAGCTAAGGGACGAAGTTCGATCCACTTTTCGCAGCCAAGATGAGATCAACCTGATCAGTGTCAACAAATTATCCTATATGCTCGCGTGCCTCGATGAAGGTCTGCGTATGTACCCACCCATAGCAAACGGTCTCCCGCGCATGTGCCCTAGAGGAGGCTGCACGGTGCTTGGGCATTATTTACCAGCAAAC ACTTATGTGTCAATGCATCAATGGGCACTCTATCATCGTGAAAAGCACTTCACCGACCCCAACTCATATCATCCCGAGCGTTTCATGGGCAGCCCACAGTTCACGCATGATCGTCGTGACGTTTTTCAACCATTCCATGTGGGACCAAGAAATTGCCTGGGGAGAAA CCTTGCATACAGCGAGATGCGTCTCATTCTCGCATTGATCATGTTTAGCTTTGACATGGTCATCTCAGAGGACTGTCATGACTGGATCCAGCAGAAGAACTTTCTGATGTGGCAGAAACGGCCGCTGAAAGTGTACTTGAAACCTGTACCCAGAGATAGTCCGTGA
- a CDS encoding FAD-dependent oxidoreductase (COG:S;~EggNog:ENOG410Q18A;~InterPro:IPR036188;~TransMembrane:1 (o6-26i)) translates to MSTDTIGVAIIGTGIKGITLALGLMSRGIPVRVYERARDFHEIGAGIGFTLNAEWAMKVVDPRIHAAFKRVAMPNASDWFQWVDGFNEPGTDPRETEEQLLFKIYLGERGFEDCHRAQFLGELARLLPENVVTSHKALDTVEPAADKSLGQLLRFQDGTTATNRP, encoded by the coding sequence ATGAGTACAGACACAATAGGAGTTGCCATCATTGGGACCGGCATCAAAGGAATCACCCTGGCCCTTGGCCTCATGTCTCGCGGCATCCCTGTCCGCGTTTACGAGCGAGCCCGCGATTTTCACGAAATCGGAGCGGGCATCGGCTTCACTCTCAACGCCGAATGGGCAATGAAAGTGGTCGACCCGCGTATCCACGCTGCATTCAAACGCGTCGCTATGCCTAATGCTTCGGACTGGTTCCAGTGGGTGGACGGATTCAACGAGCCCGGTACCGACCCGCGGGAGACCGAGGAACAGCTGCTTTTCAAGATCTACCTAGGCGAGCGTGGATTCGAGGACTGTCACCGTGCCCAATTCCTGGGTGAGCTAGCACGTCTACTCCCTGAGAATGTTGTTACCTCTCACAAGGCGCTGGATACTGTGGAGCCCGCAGCAGATAAGAGCCTCGGCCAGCTACTCCGTTTCCAAGATGGCACGACAGCTACCAACAGACCCTAA
- a CDS encoding branched-chain amino acid aminotransferase (COG:E;~EggNog:ENOG410PVTE;~InterPro:IPR036038,IPR005786,IPR001544,IPR043131, IPR043132,IPR033939;~PFAM:PF01063;~go_function: GO:0003824 - catalytic activity [Evidence IEA];~go_function: GO:0004084 - branched-chain-amino-acid transaminase activity [Evidence IEA];~go_process: GO:0009081 - branched-chain amino acid metabolic process [Evidence IEA]), with product MAFAPPAADLDWSKLGLAVTDIVNGHVECKFDPTTQTWQAPTFVKDPYLRIHGLAPGLNYGQQIYEGLKATRNANEEILLFRPDKHASRMAHSADLVSIPAIPDTLFLDAVRLAVSENAAFVPPHSTNAALYIRPLAFGAGGHFALTPPREYLFCVYVQPFGTYHGTGAADALVIEEFDRAAPRGTGHGKVGGNYAPVIKYTEMARREGFPLTLHLDSQSQTEVDEFSTSSFLGIVRDGHVVRLVVPDSKCVIDSVTSDSVQGIARSLGWVVEKRSVPWNTLGQFTEVMAAGTAAAVVPIRSITRRSTGEKLEFGSGPLCLELLTRLRKIQRGETGEEFAKWVEAVKAPETVYEKYAGDKKANGIANGVH from the exons ATGGCCTTCGCACCTCCAGCAGCCGACCTTG ACTGGTCAAAACTTGGGCTCGCTGTGACCGATATTG TTAACGGCCACGTCGAATGCAAATTCGACCCAACGACCCAAACCTGGCAAGCCCCAACCTTCGTCAAAGACCCTTACCTCCGCATCCATGGTCTCGCCCCGGGCCTCAACTATG GCCAACAAATCTACGAAGGTCTCAAAGCCACCCGCAATGCCAACGAAgagatcctcctcttccgccctGACAAGCACGCCTCTCGCATGGCCCACTCCGCCGACCTAGTCTCCATCCCTGCCATCCCGGACACACTCTTCCTCGACGCCGTCCGCCTCGCCGTATCCGAGAATGCTGCCTTTGTGCCACCCCACTCCACTAACGCAGCGCTCTACATCCGCCCGCTCGCCTTTGGCGCAGGCGGGCATTTCGCCCTCACCCCTCCCCGCGAGTACCTCTTCTGTGTGTATGTGCAGCCCTTCGGCACATACCATGGTACCGGAGCAGCGGATGCGCTAGTCATTGAGGAGTTTGATCGTGCGGCGCCCCGCGGCACAGGTCATGGGAAGGTCGGTGGGAACTACGCGCCTGTGATAAAGTATACAGAGATGGCGAGAAGAGAGGGGTTCCCGCTCACTTTGCATTTAGACAGTCAGTCACAgacggaggtggatgagttCTCAACGTCGAGCTTCCTAGGTATTGTTAGAGATGGACATGTGGTTAGGCTGGTGGTGCCGGACAGTAAGTGTGTTATTGATAGTGTGACGAGTGACTCGGTGCAGGGGATTGCGCGGAGTTTGGGGTGGGTAGTGGAAAAGAGGAGT GTGCCCTGGAATACACTTGGCCAGTTCACTGAGGTCATGGCGGCTGGAACCGCAGCTGCTGTGGTTCCTATTCGGTCTATTACGCGGAGGTCAACTGGGGAAAAGCTTGAGTTCGGGAGTGGGCCGTTGTGCTTGGAGTTGTTgacgaggttgaggaagattCAGCGGGGAGAGACTGGAGAGGAGTTTGCTAAGTGGGTAGAGGCTGTGAAGGCGCCGGAGACGGTGTATGAGAAGTACGCGGGTGATAAGAAGGCCAATGGTATTGCAAATGGTGTTCATTAG
- a CDS encoding uncharacterized protein (COG:S;~EggNog:ENOG410PN5J;~InterPro:IPR007568;~PFAM:PF04479;~TransMembrane:7 (o15-34i41-60o72-92i125-148o154-174i195-213o233-252i);~go_component: GO:0016021 - integral component of membrane [Evidence IEA]), with translation MTSTQCELYLYTPSLALAIIAVILFSTLTTIHIYRMIESKAWFGIFFVLGGLAQLVGYTARSFSTQDVCDRGTYGVQSVALLMGPTLIMFSVNLTQSEFVNVLDAERFCWLPLAWQRGAYPAMNAILMVIQLVGGCMTVSSSTAIVATGTKLTIALYVVQTIFWGFTMAENIWMSYRLGRHPTAASSCVLANWKMWNQLIPLAGSIIAAGRNVMRLTMAGGIEFLVNYEWPSYAFDGYQMVVVLGAWGIWYLPGKCRELSTRVRYTNLTRLERVVDEV, from the exons ATGACTTCTACGCAATGCGAACTGTATTTGTACACTCCCAGCCTTGCATTGGCAATTATCGCagtcattcttttctctACCCTGACTACCATCCACATATACCGCATGATTGAGTCAAAAGCGTGGTTCGGCATATTTTTCGTCCTCGGTGGTCTGG CACAATTGGTCGGATATACAGCGCGATCCTTTTCGACACAAGATGTCTGCGATAGGGGCACGTACGGTGTGCAATCAGTTGCACTGTTGATGGGACCGACATTAATTATGTTTTCGGTCAACCTCACTCAAAGCGAATTTGTTAACGTGCTCGATGCCGAACGATTTTGTTGGCTCCCACTGGCGTGGCAGAGGGGCGCCTATCCCGCTATGAATGCAATCTTAATGGTCATTCAGCTTGTTGGAGGGTGCATGACTGTCTCATCCTCGACTGCAATCGTGGCGACGGGGACGAAGCTAACAATTGCTCTATACGTGGTCCAGACGATTTTCTGGGGATTCACTATGGCAGAAAATATCTGGATGAGCTATCGCTTGGGACGCCATCCTACAGCTGCTAGTAGCTGCGTGCTGGCTAACTGGAAGATGTGGAACCAATTGATCCCCTTAGCAGGCTCAATCATTGCCGCTGGACGCAACGTGATGCGGCTGACAATGGCGGGCGGCATTGAGTTTCTCGTGAACTATGAATGGCCTTCGTACGCATTTGATGGGTATCAAATGGTGGTAGTTCTAGGTGCGTGGGGAATTTGGTACTTACCGGGGAAGTGTCGTGAACTTTCTACTCGAGTGCGCTATACTAACCTCACTCGGCTGGAGAGAGTGGTGGATGAAGTGTGA
- a CDS encoding cytochrome P450 (COG:Q;~EggNog:ENOG410PV61;~InterPro:IPR001128,IPR017972,IPR002401,IPR036396;~PFAM:PF00067;~TransMembrane:1 (o12-32i);~go_function: GO:0005506 - iron ion binding [Evidence IEA];~go_function: GO:0016705 - oxidoreductase activity, acting on paired donors, with incorporation or reduction of molecular oxygen [Evidence IEA];~go_function: GO:0020037 - heme binding [Evidence IEA];~go_process: GO:0055114 - oxidation-reduction process [Evidence IEA]): protein MVFTSTFQAYWQAGVLAIFGAAVASTFVYAVYHLFFHPLAHFPGPFWAKFTCLYSGYHAWKGDLHIDMQRCHEKYGDFVRYAPNQLLINTSIGLHDIYGFGRNTQKSKLYSAMVHRAPNTLTLIDKKAHGRKRRIISQGLSDAALRRYQPAILKHINELCGALVGSKPINFLTFDIMSDVLFGEHYNMVTSEEHRYVVKAIEDSNVRTSVLAQAPILAFRRWDRTIFAESILARNRFIQFVNTLLQRRFKAAKSARQDVFTFLLDAKDPETQQSLSLAEIGAETTTLVVAGSDTSSTAFSSCLFYLSHNKDWYNRVATEIRNTFSSPDEITLGPRLSSCIYLRACIDESLRMSPPAGSALWREVGPGGATFDGHFIPAGYDVGTGIYAIHHNENYYPEAFNFRPERWILAGAEGDIEAVGTADRDSLAKAQGAFNPFSIGPRGCIGKGLALAELTLGIATMLWRYDFVLSKAKGVTLGAGRKGLGPGRERDNEYQLYDHITASKEGPMVCFRERE from the exons ATGGTCTTCACGTCTACATTCCAAGCCTATTGGCAAGCAGGCGTTTTAGCCATCTTTGGTGCTGCAGTTGCTTCG ACCTTTGTGTATGCGGTCTACCACCTATTCTTCCATCCACTTGCACACTTTCCAGGTCCGTTCTGGGCCAAGTTCACATGTCTCTACTCTGGCTATCATGCATGGAAAGGTGATTTGCATATTGACATGCAGCGTTGCCATGAGAAATATG GGGACTTTGTTCGCTATGCGCCGAACCAGCTCTTGATCAATACATCCATTGGGCTTCATG ACATCTACGGCTTCGGACGCAACACTCAGAAGTCCAAGCTCTACAGTGCGATGGTCCATCGCGCCCCgaacaccctcaccctcatcgacAAGAAGGCACACGGCCGAAAGAGACGTATCATCAGTCAAGGTCTTTCTGATGCTGCACTAAGGCGGTATCAGCCTGCTATTCTCAAGCATATCAATGAACTTTGCGGCGCACTTGTGGGTAGCAAGCCCA TCAACTTTCTTACCTTCGACATCATGTCCGATGTCCTCTTCGGTGAACACTACAACATGGTTACAAGCGAGGAGCACCGCTACGTTGTCAAAGCGATCGAGGACTCGAACGTCCGGACATCCGTTCTCGCTCAAGCCCCTATTCTTGCTTTCCGGCGCTGGGACCGTACAATCTTCGCGGAGTCCATCCTCGCCCGAAACAGGTTCATCCAGTTTGTGAACACCCTTCTTCAGCGGAGGTTCAAGGCGGCGAAGTCCGCACGGCAGGACGTTTTCACCTTCCTGCTGGACGCCAAGGATCCCGAGACTCAGCAGAGTTTGTCCCTCGCTGAGATTGGTGCTGAAACGACCACTCTTGTTGTAGCTG GCTCCGACACGTCCTCcacggccttctcctcctgcctCTTCTACCTCTCCCACAACAAGGACTGGTACAACCGCGTAGCAACCGAAATCCGGAACACCTTCTCGTCCCCGGACGAGATCACCCTCGGTCCCCGCCTCAGCTCCTGTATCTACCTCCGTGCCTGTATTGATGAATCTCTTCGCATGTCGCCTCCCGCCGGATCCGCCCTCTGGCGTGAAGTCGGCCCTGGCGGCGCCACCTTCGATGGCCACTTTATCCCCGCCGGCTATGACGTCGGAACCGGTATCTACGCCATCCACCATAATGAGAACTACTATCCTGAGGCTTTCAATTTCCGTCCTGAGCGCTGGATTCTAGCTGGTGCGGAGGGCGATATTGAGGCCGTGGGTACGGCTGATAGAGACAGTCTGGCCAAGGCCCAGGGCGCATTCAATCCTTTCTCCATCGGACCGAGAGGATGCATTGGTAAGGGGCTGGCGTTGGCGGAGTTGACGCTGGGCATTGCCACGATGTTGTGGAGGTATGATTTTGTATTGAGTAAGGCGAAGGGTGTGACTCTTGgtgcggggaggaagggattgGGGCCtggaagggagagggatAATGAGTACCAGCTGTATGATCATATCACGGCGTCGAAGGAGGGGCCGATGGTTTGTTTTAGGGAGAGGGAGTAG
- a CDS encoding uncharacterized protein (COG:G;~EggNog:ENOG410PKMR;~InterPro:IPR004104,IPR000683,IPR036291;~PFAM:PF02894,PF01408;~go_function: GO:0016491 - oxidoreductase activity [Evidence IEA]) has translation MAPRTLQIACAGLGRMGKRHALNILHRSPRSSLVAAFTPDPVEAEWAEANLVPYGVTIYSDYDAMLGHSGLEAVLVSTITTVHAEQAIKAIEAGKHVLCEKPLSTDAAICQSVVDAATLHPELKVMCGFSRRFDISYRDAYSKMSSGLIGKPAIIRSQTCDKIDPTGAFVNFAATSGGIFCDCSVHDIDLILWFFGADSKVKSVVASGTVALHPELKAYGDADNAVGIIEFHGGRVAYLYCSRMMAAGQEDTTEIIGTEGKLVINGHAQKNLVGIFDRTGARRELPAHYYERFEMAFVDEVNEFTAACLDDTELPMGIQGAVEAVRIAKALQDSLRSGEKVRFDERGARL, from the exons ATGGCTCCTCGTACCCTTCAGATCGCCTGCGCCGGCCTAGGTCGCATGGGCAAACGTCACGCGCTGAACATTCTGCACCGGTCACCCCGGTCCTCGCTGGTGGCAGCTTTTACCCCAGACCCTGTTGAAGCCGAATGGGCTGAGGCCAACCTGGTTCCCTATGGAGTGACCATCTACTCAGACTACGATGCTATGCTAGGCCACAGCGGCCTTGAAGCTGTGCTCGTCTCCACCATTACCACCGTGCACGCCGAACAAGCTATCAAAGCCATCGAAGCGGGAAAGCATGTGCTCTGCGAGAAGCCCCTCTCAACAGATGCCGCTATC TGCCAATCCGTCGTCGACGCAGCAACCCTTCATCCCGAGCTAAAAGTCATGTGCGGATTTTCCCGTCGCTTCGACATCTCCTACAGAGATGCCTACTCCAAGATGAGCTCAGGCCTTATCGGCAAGCCCGCCATCATCCGCAGCCAAACTTGCGACAAGATTGACCCCACCGGAGCCTTCGTGAATTTCGCCGCCACCTCGGGCGGGATCTTCTGTGACTGCTCCGTCCACGACATCGACCTAATTTTGTGGTTCTTCGGGGCTGATAGCAAAGTGAAGAGCGTAGTAGCTAGTGGAACCGTGGCCCTGCATCCTGAGCTCAAGGCTTACGGGGATGCGGATAACGCGGTGGGGATTATCGAGTTCCATGGGGGCCGGGTGGCGTATCTGTATTGTTCGcggatgatggcggcggggCAGGAAGATACCACGGAGATTATTGGGACGGAGGGGAAGTTAGTGATCAATGGTCATGCGCAGAAGAACTTGGTCGGGATTTTCGATCGGACTGGGGCGAGACGCGAGTTGCCGGCACATTACTACGAGCGCTTTGAGATGGCATTTGTGGATGAGGTCAACGAATTCACGGCGGCGTGTTTAGATGATACGGAGCTGCCTATGGGGATTCAGGGTGCGGTGGAGGCTGTCAGGATTGCGAAGGCGTTGCAGGACTCTCTGAGGagtggggagaaggtgcGGTTTGATGAGCGGGGGGCCAGGCTGTGA